The following is a genomic window from Lysinibacillus sp. G4S2.
CCGATTACTTTTGCACCTAAATCATGCATGAATTTTGCAAGGAAGCTACCTGCGTTACCGAAGCCTTGAATAACAACGCGTGCACCTTTAATATCAATGCCACGTTTTTTTGCTGCTTCTTGGATAACGATTGTTACTCCTTGTGCAGTAGCACGGTCACGACCTTGTGAACCACCAAGCACTAGTGGCTTACCTGTGATGAAACCTGGTGAGTTGAATTCGTCCATACGGCTATATTCATCCATCATCCAAGCCATAATTTGTGCATTCGTAAATACGTCTGGAGCAGGGATATCTTTTGTTGGCCCTACGATTTGACTAACTGCACGTACATAACCACGGCTTAAACGTTCGATTTCATCCATAGACATTTGACGTGGGTCACAGATGACACCGCCTTTACCACCGCCATAAGGTAGATCCACGATACCGCATTTCAATGTCATCCACATTGAAAGCGCTTTAACTTCCTCTTCAGAAACTGCTGGATGGAAACGTACCCCACCTTTAGTTGGTCCTACTGCATCATTATGTTGTGCGCGGTAACCAGTAAACACTTTTGTTGTACCATCATCCATTTTGACTGGGATGCGTACTTGTAGCATACGAAGTGGTTCTTTTAATAATTCATACATTGCTTCGTCATAACCAAGTTTATTTAGAGCATCTTGAATGACATCTTGTGTTGATGTGAACAGGTTTAAGTTTTCAGACATATTAAATCGCCTCTTTGTTTTTTTTAATGATAGTATATCGGCATCATTGTAACATACTTCCGAATTAAAATGTGAACATTTTGTTAAAGATTAAATACTTTTTCAATTTGCGCAATCGACCAGTCTAAATCTTCTTGTGAAATAACAAGTGGTGGCGCAAATCGAATGACTGTATCATGTGTTTCTTTACATAATAAGCCCAATTCTTTAAGTTTTTCACAATACGGACGAGCTGCCTCTGTTAATTCCATTCCGATAAATAAACCACGACCACGAACTTCTTTAATCACCGGATTATTAATGTTGCGTAATTTACCTTTGAAATATTCACCTAGCTCTTGAGAACGCTCTGCTAATTTTTCATCTAGTAATACTTTAAGTGATGCAATAGAAACCGCACATGCTAATGGATTACCACCGAAAGTAGAACCATGTGAACCTGGATTGAATACACCTAAGATGTCACGATTTGCAGCTACACAAGAAATTGGGAATACACCGCCACCTAGAGCTTTACCTAAAATGTACATATCAGGCTCTACATCTTCCCAGTCACATGCAAACATTTTACCTGTACGTGCTAAACCAGCTTGGATTTCATCTGCAATGAATAAAACATTGTTTTCACGACATAACTCGCGAGCAGCTTTTAAGAAGCCTTCTGGTGGAATAACAATACCAGCTTCCCCTTGGATTGGTTCAATTAAAAACGCTGCAGTGTTTGGAGTAATTGCTGATTTCAACGCTTCTAAATTACCGTAATCTACCAGTTTAACGTTCGGTAACATTGGACCGAAGCCACGACGATATTCTTCGTCAGATGATAAAGATACAGCAAGCATTGTACGGCCATGGAAGTTTCCGTTACATGCAATGATTTCAGCCTTGCCATCTTCTACACCTTTTACATCATATGCCCAACGACGAGCTGCTTTAAATGCAGTTTCTACCGCTTCTGCACCTGTATTCATTGGTAATACCATTTGTTTATTCGTTAATTTACCAACAAGCTCATACCATTCACCAAGGTTTTCGCTATAAAATGCACGAGAAGTTAATGTTACTTTATCAGCTTGCTCTTTTAACGCAGCGATAATTTTTGGATGACGATGCCCCTGATTCACAGCAGAATAAGCTGATAGCATATCTAAGTATTTGTTACCTTCTGGATCTTTAACCCAAGCACCCTCAGCATCTGAAATCACGATTGGTAGCGGGTGATAGTTTGCAGCACCAAAATTTTGAGTTTGTTCAATAACCTGTTGTGTTTTTGTCATATAATATTCTCTCCTTACTTTCATGATGAAAAATCTCTGGAAGACTATGTTCTTCTAAAAGATAATTTACTAGACAGCATTTTCTGAATAAAGAAAAA
Proteins encoded in this region:
- a CDS encoding Glu/Leu/Phe/Val dehydrogenase; the protein is MSENLNLFTSTQDVIQDALNKLGYDEAMYELLKEPLRMLQVRIPVKMDDGTTKVFTGYRAQHNDAVGPTKGGVRFHPAVSEEEVKALSMWMTLKCGIVDLPYGGGKGGVICDPRQMSMDEIERLSRGYVRAVSQIVGPTKDIPAPDVFTNAQIMAWMMDEYSRMDEFNSPGFITGKPLVLGGSQGRDRATAQGVTIVIQEAAKKRGIDIKGARVVIQGFGNAGSFLAKFMHDLGAKVIGISDAYGALHDPEGLDIEYLLDRRDSFGTVTTLFENTISNKELLELDCDILVPAAIENQITADNAHNVKANIVVEAANGPTTAEATRILSERGILLVPDVLASAGGVTVSYFEWVQNNQGYYWTEEEVEERLYKKMVDAFENVYTTATTRNINMRLAAYMVGVRRTAEASRFRGWV
- a CDS encoding ornithine--oxo-acid transaminase produces the protein MTKTQQVIEQTQNFGAANYHPLPIVISDAEGAWVKDPEGNKYLDMLSAYSAVNQGHRHPKIIAALKEQADKVTLTSRAFYSENLGEWYELVGKLTNKQMVLPMNTGAEAVETAFKAARRWAYDVKGVEDGKAEIIACNGNFHGRTMLAVSLSSDEEYRRGFGPMLPNVKLVDYGNLEALKSAITPNTAAFLIEPIQGEAGIVIPPEGFLKAARELCRENNVLFIADEIQAGLARTGKMFACDWEDVEPDMYILGKALGGGVFPISCVAANRDILGVFNPGSHGSTFGGNPLACAVSIASLKVLLDEKLAERSQELGEYFKGKLRNINNPVIKEVRGRGLFIGMELTEAARPYCEKLKELGLLCKETHDTVIRFAPPLVISQEDLDWSIAQIEKVFNL